In Lycium ferocissimum isolate CSIRO_LF1 chromosome 11, AGI_CSIRO_Lferr_CH_V1, whole genome shotgun sequence, a single genomic region encodes these proteins:
- the LOC132035955 gene encoding LOW QUALITY PROTEIN: putative disease resistance RPP13-like protein 1 (The sequence of the model RefSeq protein was modified relative to this genomic sequence to represent the inferred CDS: deleted 1 base in 1 codon; substituted 1 base at 1 genomic stop codon), whose translation MEVGLAVGGAFLSSALNVLFDRLAPQGELLKMFQKNKHDVGLLKKLRMTLLGLRGVLSDAENKQESDPCVSEWLNELRDAVDGAENLIEEVNYEALRLKVEGQHQNIAERISNLQVSDLHLGLSDEFFLNIREKLEYTIETLKELQEQIGDLHLTKNLDSTKQETRTPSTSLVDESDIFGRQNEIKELVDRLLSEDANGKNLTVVPIVGMGGVGKTTLAQAVYNDEKVKNQFDLKAWFCVSEPYDALRITKGLLQEIGSFDLKVDNNLNQLQVKLKESLKGKRFLVVLDDVWNDNYNEWDKLRNLFVQGNIGSKIIVTTRKESVALMMGSEAINVGTLSSEVSWSLFKRHAFENIDPMEHPELEEVGKQIAHKCKGLPLALKALAGILRSKPEVDQWRDILRSEIWELPSRSNGILPALMLSYNDLPAHLKQCFAYCAIYPKDYQFSKDQVIHLWIANGLVQQLHSGKQYFLELRSRSLFERVPASSKWNTEGFLMHDLVNDLAQIASSKGCIRLEDNEGSHVLGKSRHLSYSMGFDGEFEKLKPLCNLEQLRTLLPISLQGFSSFMLSKRVLHNILPRLTSLRALSLSFYRIEELPDALFIKLKLLRFLDLSWTLITELPDSVCALYNLETLLLSSCKYLEELPLQMEKLINLRHLDISGTACLKMPLHLSKLKSLHMLVGAKFFIGGSSGSRIENLGELHNLYGSLSILELQNVVDKREAKNANMREKNHVEKLLLMWSESIADNSQTERDILDELHPNPNIKELQITGYRGTKFADWLADHSFFKLVELSLSNCKDCYSLPSLGQLPSLKFLAIRGMDRITEVTEEFYGSSSFKKPFNSLEKLEFEQMLGWKQWHVLGKGEFPTLQELSIRDCPKLIGKLPDNLCSLTILIISECPELNIQLSNLKEFEVFGSPKVGVLFDDAELFTSQLQGMKQIVKLEITACQSITSLPISILSNTLKTIEIDGCGKLKLEAASVGEMISRGTILEKLDLSGCDISPELVPRARDLKVENCHSLTRFLIPTGTETLNIWDCENLERLTVTCGTQMTSLHIESCEKLKWLPERMQELLPSLKELILWSCPEIESFPEGGLPCNLEVLKNYDCKKLVNGRKEWRLQRLPSLRELQIFHDGSDEEILVDENWELPCSIRRLEISNLKTLSSQVLKSLTSLEYLYTHNLPQIQSLLEEGLPSSLSNLSLHGHNELHSLPTEGFLRLTSLQRLEICDCPNLQSIPESALPSLCLSVLISIPSGKRDALFPLXPSWIALYLQCPPIPVKGMPSSISELSISNCPLLKPLLEFDKGEYWPNIAHIPTIKIDWEYL comes from the exons ATGGAGGTTGGCTTAGCAGTTGGTGGTGCGTTTCTCTCTTCAGCTTTGAATGTTCTCTTTGATAGGCTTGCTCCTCAGGGTGAGCTGCTCAAGATGTTTCAGAAGAATAAGCATGATGTTGGGCTGTTAAAGAAGCTGAGGATGACTTTGCTTGGCCTTCGAGGTGTGCTAAGTGATGCAGAGAATAAGCAAGAATCAGATCCATGTGTGAGCGAGTGGCTTAACGAGCTTCGAGATGCTGTGGACGGTGCTGAAAACTTAATAGAAGAAGTCAATTATGAAGCTTTGAGGCTTAAGGTGGAAGGTCAGCATCAAAATATTGCTGAAAGAATAAGCAACTTGCAGGTAAGTGACCTTCACTTGGGCCTAAGTGATGAGTTTTTTCTTAACATAAGGGAGAAGTTGGAATACACCATTGAAACGTTGAAGGAGTTGCAAGAGCAAATAGGTGACCTTCATCTGACAAAGAATCTTGATTCGACTAAACAGGAAACTAGGACACCTTCAACTTCTTTGGTTGATGAATCTGATATCTTTGGTAGGCAGaatgaaataaaggaattgGTTGACCGTTTATTGTCTGAAGATGCAAATGGAAAAAATCTGACTGTAGTCCCTATTGTTGGCATGGGGGGCGTTGGCAAGACAACACTTGCTCAAGCAGTTTACAATGATGAGAAGGTGAAAAACCAATTTGATTTGAAAGCTTGGTTTTGTGTGTCTGAACCATACGATGCTCTCAGAATAACAAAAGGGTTACTTCAGGAAATTGGCTCATTTGACTTAAAGGTTGATAACAATCTCAATCAGCTACAGGTCAAATTGAAGGAAAGCCTAAAGGGAAAAAGGTTTCTTGTTGTCCTTGATGACGTGTGGAATGATAACTATAATGAGTGGGATAAGTTGAGAAATCTTTTTGTACAAGGAAATATAGGAAGTAAGATCATCGTGACGACACGTAAGGAGAGTGTTGCCTTGATGATGGGTAGTGAGGCAATCAACGTGGGGACTTTGTCGAGTGAAGTATCTTGGTCTTTATTCAAAAGGCATGCATTTGAAAACATAGATCCTATGGAACATCCAGAACTTGAAGAGGTTGGAAAACAAATTGCACACAAGTGCAAAGGATTGCCTTTAGCTCTAAAGGCACTTGCTGGTATTTTACGCTCCAAACCAGAGGTGGATCAGTGGAGAGACATTTTAAGAAGTGAAATATGGGAGCTGCCAAGTCGTTCGAATGGTATATTACCAGCGTTGATGTTGAGCTACAATGATCTTCCTGCACATTTAAAGCAATGTTTTGCTTATTGTGCAATATATCCCAAAGATTATCAATTTAGCAAAGACCAAGTTATTCACCTGTGGATTGCAAATGGTCTTGTACAGCAGTTGCATTCAGGTAAGCAATATTTTCTTGAGTTGAGATCAAGATCATTGTTCGAAAGGGTCCCAGCGTCTTCTAAATGGAATACGGAGGGATTCTTAATGCATGACCTTGTCAATGATTTGGCCCAAATTGCATCTTCAAAAGGTTGTATCAGGTTGGAAGATAACGAAGGATCTCATGTTTTGGGAAAAAGTCGACACCTGTCATATTCAATGGGATTTGATGGTgaatttgaaaagttgaaaccCCTCTGCAATTTGGAGCAGCTGAGGACATTGCTTCCAATCTCTCTCCAGGGGTTTTCCTCATTTATGCTAAGCAAGAGGGTGCTGCATAACATATTGCCAAGACTAACATCCTTAAGAGCACTATCATTGTCTTTTTATCGGATTGAGGAGTTGCCTGATGCCTTgtttatcaaattaaaactcctaagatttttggacctttcTTGGACACTGATTACAGAGTTACCAGATTCCGTTTGTGCATTGTACAACTTAGAGACACTTCTCTTGTCATCTTGTAAATATCTTGAGGAGTTACCGCTGCAGATGGAAAAGCTAATCAACTTGCGTCACCTTGATATTAGCGGCACTGCTTGCTTGAAGATGCCGCTACATCTGAGCAAGTTGAAAAGCCTCCATATGCTAGTGGGAGCTAAATTTTTTATAGGTGGTAGCAGTGGTTCGAGAATTGAAAATTTGGGTGAACTACATAACTTGTATGGATCTCTATCAATTCTAGAGTTGCAAAATGTGGTTGATAAAAGGGAAGCTAAAAATGCAAACATGAGGGAGAAGAATCATGTTGAAAAGTTATTGTTGATGTGGAGTGAAAGTATTGCCGACAATTCACAAACTGAAAGAGACATACTTGATGAGCTACATCCAAATCCAAACATTAAAGAACTCCAAATCACTGGATATAGAGGTACAAAATTTGCTGACTGGCTTGCTGATCATTCGTTTTTTAAGCTGGTGGAATTGTCACTTAGCAACTGCAAGGACTGTTATTCCTTGCCATCACTAGGACAACTTCCTTCATTGAAATTCCTCGCCATTAGAGGGATGGATCGAATAACAGAGGTGACTGAAGAATTCTATGGTAGTTCATCTTTCAAAAAGCCATTTAACTCTCTTGAGAAGCTTGAATTTGAGCAGATGCTGGGGTGGAAGCAGTGGCATGTACTCGGGAAGGGAGAGTTCCCTACACTTCAGGAACTTTCAATTAGAGATTGCCCCAAGTTGATTGGGAAGTTACCTGATAATCTTTGTTCTCTAACAATATTGATAATTTCAGAATGTCCTGAACTCAATATCCAACTTTCAAATTTGAAAGAGTTTGAAGTTTTTGGTTCTCCTAAGGTTGGAGTTCTTTTTGATGACGCTGAACTGTTTACATCCCAACTTCAGGGAATGAAGCAGATTGTTAAATTAGAAATTACTGCTTGTCAGTCTATTACCTCCTTACCTATTAGCATTCTGTCGAATACCTTGAAGACAATAGAGATAGATGGTTGTGGGAAACTGAAATTGGAGGCGGCATCAGTTGGTGAGATGATCTCTAGAGGAACTATTCTGGAGAAATTGGATCTAAGTGGATGTGATATATCACCTGAGTTGGTCCCAAGAGCACGTGATTTGAAAGTAGAGAATTGCCACAGCCTTACTAGGTTTTTGATTCCTACTGGGACTGAAACTCTCAATATTTGGGATTGTGAGAATCTTGAAAGACTTACGGTGACATGTGGGACTCAGATGACGTCATTGCATATTGAGAGCTGCGAGAAGCTGAAGTGGCTGCCAGAACGTATGCAGGAACTCCTTCCATCTCTTAAGGAGCTGATACTATGGAGCTGTCCAGAAATAGAGTCCTTTCCTGAAGGAGGATTGCCCTGCAATTTAGAAGTCCTTAAGAACTATGATTGTAAGAAACTGGTGAATGGCCGAAAGGAGTGGCGTTTACAGAGACTCCCCAGTCTCAGAGAGTTACAGATCTTCCATGATGGCAGCGATGAAGAGATtcttgttgatgagaattgggaGTTGCCTTGCTCTATTCGAAGACTTGAAATATCCAATCTGAAAACATTAAGCAGCCAAGTTCTCAAAAGCCTCACCTCTCTTGAATATCTATATACTCATAATTTACCTCAAATTCAGTCACTGCTGGAAGAAGGGCTTCCCTCGTCTCTTTCTAAT CTATCATTACATGGCCATAATGAGCTCCATTCACTACCGACTGAAGGTTTTCTGCGCCTCACTTCACTTCAACGTCTAGAGATCTGTGATTGCCCTAATCTCCAATCTATTCCAGAATCAGCACTGCCCTCTCTGTGCCTCTCTGTCCTAATCTCAATCCCTTCCGGTAAAAGGGATGCCCTCTTCCCTCTCTGACCATCATGGATTGCCCTCTATCTCCAATGCCCTCCAATTCCAGTAAAAGGGATGCCCTCTTCCATCTCTGAACTATCTATTTCCAACTGCCCATTGCTCAAACCACTTCTAGAATTTGACAAGGGAGAATACTGGCCAAATATTGCTCATATTCCCACCATAAAAATCGATTGGGAATATCTGTGA